One genomic window of Cercospora beticola chromosome 5, complete sequence includes the following:
- a CDS encoding uncharacterized protein (SMCOG1003:sensor histidine kinase~antiSMASH:Cluster_9), which produces MPAPPACGTAKQRKRIEARREREFYTYYDSVLAHVGVQPQFCDLNEPQAAADHVPSASCDTTLTSFTQLAALRLAAKRSMLFFFDAAFAYVIAESTRTLSLADDAVHAPEDALWLGFSRIPRGLSVCEVTVDLPSNQGSNAQEPGTAAVAHIINNLAEDTRFCNQPYVHNGPKARFYAGVPITTARGINIGALCVLDDRPRDGLDASQVDFLRSMATSVMSHLELVKAKQDNQRSHNMTSALGAFMDGTSEPADWWHRGARHPASHPNAHLRQQIDARSGVHGDPPSKNGPRASRRGETVVRQDPPNDESSSDGLATFGKSLVVNGLPARIAATMARAAGLLQTALTADAVIFLDVISRVGSISGAPGLARNGTETDTSHTSDVADAAHQGNQKSQNALASQAVPSHSAVLGAAFSHTGDANTKDEKSRAQVNFPDQVLRGLLRRYPYGQIWHFNADGDASDDEGYSSEELSSITSTTESAESDIGTGQTPAGKRAAKKLRARVKSGRIIQEIFPGVRSFMIIGIWRPAEERWFGAAVVLSYSPTRIFSYSSELSYMAAFCDVVLAQVASLEAQELGRSKKEFISSISHELRSPLHGILGSSEYLLEQEEDPTKLEMARSVNSCGTTLLDIINDLLEYSGLNQKTAKRKKSPHAQAMDKTSATAPTVMVSTLTEDAVDIAYLSFEHQNTGYHGLTDQVGNGPPVLILNIEAAESSEWLFPMPNAQWKRICLNLVTNALKYTPKGYVSVTLRKDCQSEAAEDHKRYITLIVEDSGIGMSQEFQDRDLFSAFRQEDSLAPGTGLGLNLVANIVKSMDGTVRVQSEAGVGTTVTVSIPFVHCTPTPLPESRPGSPPLSRHFWTVDFVGFDARGADADVQSPEAEANIRFLQSLRHYCSELGLDVQSVGDAHGHRSTFNIVWQPALDFAYPAYSAGSRSHPLSGSRLQTPAIVMCKSRTSAIQLQSSRSAIALPDEMSFLWPPISSAKLSTAISTLIMSSAGTQQEPMFSGHSGTRSNSIQIDPLPEHSRTRAHTSGSLSSDHAQENAGEPQGSADPKPFPEQGRMLAQRPQLTRSGSEPTTTSTSTTALTGNLRASFPIPQRPHHHVAPVATSGLTNISLLLVDDNAINLRILEAFAKKGGHAYRKAYNGQEAVDLYRNAAITGPGESRKGTSTSASDPQGDMTTMRKPEIILMDINMPIMDGFEATRAIRNFEQSAKVPRAAIIAVTGLGDTNAQDEAFACGMDVFLTKPLRMKDLLEVFASLDL; this is translated from the exons ATGCCCGCTCCGCCCGCTTGCGGCACCGCGAAGCAGCGCAAGCGGATCGAGGCTCGCCGCGAGCGCGAGTTCTACACCTACTACGACTCCGTCCTCGCCCACGTCGGAGTGCAGCCCCAGTTCTGCGACCTCAACGAGCCCCAGGCCGCCGCCGACCACGTCCCCAGCGCCTCGTGCGACACGACGCTGACGAGCTTCACGCAGCTCGCCGCCTTGCGCCTGGCGGCCAAGCGGtccatgctcttcttcttcgatgctgcATTCGCCTATGTCATCGCCGAATCCACGCGCACCCTCTCCCTCGCCGACGACGCCGTGCATGCTCCCGAGGATGCGCTGTGGCTGGGCTTCTCCAGGATCCCGCGAGGCTTGTCCGTGTGCGAGGTCACCGTCGACCTGCCGTCGAACCAGGGCTCGAATGCGCAGGAGCCGGGCACGGCCGCCGTTGCccacatcatcaacaaccTGGCCGAGGACACGCGCTTCTGCAACCAGCCCTACGTGCACAATGGGCCCAAGGCACGCTTCTACGCCGGCGTGCCCATCACCACCGCCCGAGGCATCAATATCGGAGCCCTCTGCGTTCTGGACGATCGACCGCGTGATGGACTCGACGCTTCCcaggtcgacttcctccgTTCCATGGCCACATCGGTAATGTCACATCTCGAGTTG GTGAAAGCGAAACAAGACAACCAACGCAGTCACAACATGACTTCTGCCCTCGGTGCCTTTATGGACGGCACGTCGGAACCCGCCGACTGGTGGCACCGTGGTGCGCGCCATCCTGCATCACATCCAAACGCCCATCTCCGCCAACAAATCGACGCGCGGTCTGGAGTACATGGAGATCCTCCCTCGAAAAACGGGCCCCGTGCatctcgaagaggagagactGTCGTACGGCAGGATCCCCCAAATGACGAATCCAGCTCCGACGGATTGGCCACCTTTGGCAAATCCCTAGTGGTCAACGGATTGCCTGCGCGAATAGCGGCGACAATGGCTCGTGCAGCTGGACTGCTTCAGACTGCACTGACCGCTGACGCTGTAATCTTTCTCGATGTCATCTCTCGTGTAGGGTCCATCAGTGGTGCTCCAGGTCTAGCGCGAAACGGAACCGAGACGGATACCTCTCATACGTCTGATGTTGCCGATGCCGCCCACCAAGGTAACCAAAAGTCACAGAATGCTCTTGCATCGCAGGCTGTTCCGTCACACAGCGCCGTGTTGGGCGCAGCGTTCTCACATACCGGCGATGCTAACACCAAGGACGAAAAGTCTCGGGCACAAGTCAACTTTCCAGACCAAGTCTTGAGGGGCCTTCTGCGTCGCTATCCCTATGGTCAAATCTGGCATTTCAACGCCGATGGTGATGCTTCAGACGACGAAGGCTACTCCTCCGAGGAGCTCTCTTCCATCACTAGCACTACTGAGTCTGCCGAGTCAGACATAGGAACTGGACAAACCCCAGCTGGCAAACGTGCTGCCAAAAAGCTACGCGCTCGAGTCAAAAGCGGGCGCATAATTCAAGAAATTTTCCCCGGCGTTCGAAGTTTCATGATCATTGGCATTTGGAGACCTGCAGAGGAACGCTGGTTTGGGGCCGCGGTGGTGTTGAGCTACTCTCCCACTCGAATTTTCTCGTACAGCAGTGAACTGAGCTACATGGCAGCATTCTGTGATGTTGTGCTTGCGCAGGTCGCAAGTCTGGAAGCCCAAGAACTTGGCCGGTCCAAAAAGGAGTTCATATCGTCAATCTCCCACGAGCTGAGATCGCCGCTTCATGGTATTCTCGGCAGCTCTGAATATTTGCTTGAACAAGAAGAGGACCCCACGAAGTTGGAAATGGCTCGCTCCGTCAACTCGTGTGGCACTACCCTTTTAGATATT ATCAATGACCTGCTTGAGTACTCGGGCTTAAACCAGAAAACTGCAAAACGAAAAAAGTCTCCCCATGCTCAGGCAATGGACAAAACCTCAGCGACCGCGCCTACTGTCATGGTGAGCACATTGACTGAAGACGCTGTCGACATTGCCTATTTGAGCTTTGAGCATCAGAATACGGGGTATCACGGTCTCACTGACCAGGTAGGAAACGGGCCACCAGTCTTGATCTTGAACATCGAGGCAGCTGAGAGCTCAGAATGGCTTTTCCCCATGCCCAATGCTCAATGGAAGAGGATTTGCTTGAATCTTGTGACTAATGCTCTAAAATACACGCCAAAAGGCTACGTCAGTGTGACCTTACGCAAAGATTGCCAATCAGAGGCAGCAGAGGACCACAAACGATACATCACGCTTATT GTTGAGGATTCCGGCATCGGTATGTCGCAAGAATTTCAAGACAGAGACTTGTTCTCGGCATTCAGGCAAGAAGATAGTCTTGCACCTGGCACAGGGCTT GGTCTAAATCTGGTTGCCAACATTGTGAAGTCAATGGACGGTACAGTGCGCGTGCAGAGCGAAGCAGGTGTCGGCACGACTGTCACGGTCTCTATACCGTTTGTGCATTGCACTCCAACTCCGTTACCAGAGTCACGACCAGGTTCGCCACCGTTATCTCGCCATTTTTGGACTGTTGACTTCGTAGGGTTTGATGCCCGCGGAGCAGATGCAGACGTGCAGTCACCGGAGGCTGAGGCCAACATTCGATTTTTACAAAGTCTGAGGCACTATTGCAGCGAACTTGGCTTGGACGTGCAGTCCGTCGGAGATGCACATGGGCACCGATCGACTTTCAACATTGTATGGCAGCCAGCACTGGACTTTGCATATCCAGCTTACAGTGCCGGTTCACGGTCCCATCCCTTATCAGGTTCAAGACTGCAGACTCCGGCAATCGTCATGTGTAAGAGTCGCACGTCTGCTATCCAACTGCAATCTAGCCGTTCTGCGATTGCCCTGCCGGATGAAATGAGTTTTCTTTGGCCGCCAATAAGCTCTGCAAAGCTCAGTACCGCCATTTCAACTTTGA TCATGTCGTCTGCAGGAACACAGCAGGAACCCATGTTCTCAGGTCACAGCGGCACCAGGTCTAACTCCATCCAGATAGACCCTTTACCAGAGCACAGCCGTACACGCGCGCACACCAGTGGATCTCTATCCTCAGACCATGCGCAAGAAAACGCGGGAGAGCCGCAAGGATCCGCAGATCCCAAACCATTTCCTGAACAGGGACGGATGCTGGCGCAGCGGCCGCAGCTGACAAGGAGCGGGAGCGAACCAACGACAACGTCAACGTCAACAACAGCACTCACAGGCAACCTCAGGGCGTCGTTTCCCATCCCGCAGCGTCCACACCACCATGTAGCGCCGGTCGCAACATCCGGGCTGACTAACATCTCCCTTTTGCTGGTGGACGACAACGCCATCAACCTCCGTATTCTCGAGGCCTTTGCAAAAAAGGGCGGTCATGCTTACAGAAAAGCGTACAACGGTCAGGAGGCCGTAGACTTGTATCGCAACGCCGCAATCACAGGGCCTGGTGAATCGCGGAAAGGTACCTCTACCAGCGCAAGCGATCCGCAGGGGGacatgacgacgatgagaaaGCCCGAAATCATACTCATGGACATAAACATGCCAATCATGGACGGATTCGAAGCAACACGAGCGATACGCAATTTTGAACAATCCGCAAAGGTACCGAGAGCTGCCATTATTGCTGTCACTGGTTTAGGGGATACAAATGCACAAGACGAAGCGTTCGCATGTGGCATGGATGTCTTTTTGACTAAGCCTTTGCGCATGAAAGACTTACTTGAAGTGTTTGCAAGCTTGGACTTGTGA